The following is a genomic window from Polaribacter atrinae.
CCAAGTTCTAGCTTTGGAACTTATAAAGGTATTAGTGGCTCTAATCACATACCATCAACTGCACCTGTTTTTAGCGGTAAAAGTCAAAAAATGACAATTAATTCTGCAGGAATAAAAGATTTTGATACTGCAGGAGTTGCTATGAATTTTGATACAGGTACGTATCCTGATGGTGATGTTTGGGTGTCTACAAGTACTATAAATCCTGATGTTTTGCCAGACGGTTTTACAAACTTTAATTCTTATACTATTGTAAATAATTATGGTACAAATACTACATTTACACCTTTACAATCAATATCATTTACAGGAAACAGCAATTTTACAAATACAACAGCTTCTTTGTATAACCTTTATAGTAGACCAACAAATGCTTTTGGAAATACTTGGGGCTCAAAGATTGATACTGCTGATACCATCGTTGATGCATCTGGCGCTTCTACCGTTGTAACTTTTTCAGATGGACTTGCCATTGATACTTTTGGTCAATTTGTACTTTCTAATAAAGATACATCATTATCTACTGAAGATATAGTGCTTAATGATGATAAAAATATACCAATTATGTATCCAAATCCTATTGATAAAAAAGATACGTTTCATGTTACTCTTCCGCAAAATTGGGAGAAAGCATCGATAATAATTTATAATATTTTTGGACAAAAAGTAGCAAAATCTTCTTTAAAAATAGATGATAATAAATTACGATTAAACCTTACATCAGGTGTTTACACAGTTAAGGTATTTAATCAAACTAAAAATTACACTAAAAAGATAATTATGAATTAAGCGTATACTATTCTTTATTTATGATGAGATCTTCTGCCTAAAAATTAATTTGTTCATAATTTAAGGCAGAAGATTTTCTGTGTTTTATAACTTTTCTCATTACATTTATCCTTTTAATTAAAACACTAAATACCAATGTTTTATAAAATCAATTAAAATTGATAGAAAGTTATATACCAAATAACGAAAGTATAAATACAAAAATTTCAAAAGCAAATGTTGGTTGGCATTAAGATCATAGTTTAAAAGTTATAAATTCTGTGGTACAAGCCATGCAAAGTTCAAACCCTACTTTGTATACAGATAATTTTAGGTTTTTAAGGAAAATATTATTGAAATTCAATTATTTTCCAAGAGGAAAAGTAAAAGCTCCAAAACACGTAAAACCACCAGAAGTAGTATTAAAAGCTGATATCATTAAACAATTAATAACCTCAAAAGAGCATATTACTGTAATTATTAACTTATACAAAGATGCTTATTTTGTACATCCTATATTTGGAAATGTAAATACATTAAGAGTATTTTCTTTTTTAAATGCGCATACAAATCATCATCTAAAAATAATAAAAGCCATTATGTGAAAATGAAATTTCTCCTGGTCTTGGATATTTGCCTCCACCAACGAGCGATACATTAGAAATTGTGTGATGTGGACCTCTAAAAGGATGTTGATGTAGCAATCCGTTATTTTTAGTTTTACCAACCACAGAATGGATTTTGTAGTTTCTAGCGCTTCGTGCAACGTCATTGGTGGTAAAATACTTGGTAACCTTTCTATCAACAAGTACAACCAACCAAGTGGTGCATCATGAGAATTATTCATTATCATACAGCGAAAAATATGAACAAGCAGAATGGGTTGCCTTAGACAAAACAGACGGTAAAATTAAAATGTTGGCTTTTTTAATGCGTAATAAAGAATCAAAATCGCCTTTATACAAATTTGTGGTTTCGGTTGATGAAATAGAAGCGTTAACTGGTATTGATTTCTTTGCGCAATTAGATGACACTATAGAAGAAAAATTAGAAAGTTCTAGCAGTTATAAAAGTTGGAGTTTTTAATAGAAAAAGTAATCAAAATCTTTCAGACATTAAATCAAGGTTCTTAGTAATCAAAGGTAGTTTTCCTTATTTTAATCTTATTTTTGTGCCCTTATAATCTAAACAGTACAAGTACTTCTTTATGAAAAGCTCAAAGGCAATTTTTTATATGATTTTTAGTGTCATTGCATTTTCACTAATGAATACAGTTGTAAAATATTTAAATGATTTTAGTGCCTATCAAATTGTGTTTTTTAGATCTATTGGTACCTTGTTTTTTACGGTGCCATTAATTTTAAAAGCGAAGATTCCTATTCTGGGTAACAATAAAAAACTGTTGTTTATTAGAGGGCTTGCAGGAGTAATTTCCTTAACAACTTTTTTTCAGGCTTTAAATTATTTAGCAATTGGTACGGCGGTTTCATTAAGATATACTTCTCCTATTTTTGCTGCTATTTTAGCACTTATTTTCTTAAAAGAAAAAATAAAGCCAGTTCAATGGTTTTTGTTTTTATTATCATTTACAGGGGTTTTGGTTATTAAAGGTTTTGGAGTAGATGTAGATTCTATTGGAATAGTATTAGTTCTTTTATCTGCAATTTCTTTAGGTGTAATTTTTGTAGTAATTCGTAAAATTGGAGATACAGAAAATCCATTAGTAATTATCAATTACTTTATGGTAATGGCTTTTGTTTTTGGAGGTATTATGTCTGTCAATAACTGGAAAAACCCTAATTCATTAGAATGGTTACTGTTATTAAGTTTAGGTGTTTTTGGTTATGTTGGTCAATTATATATGACCAAAGCATTACAATCTCACGAAACAAATGTAATTGCTCCTTTAAAATATTTAGAAGTGGTTTTTATGATTGCTATTGGTGCTTTTTGGTTTGGGGAAATCTATAATTTATGGACCTTGTTAGGTGTCTTTTTAATTATGTTTGGTTTGCTTTATAATATTTATATTAAGAATAAAAAAAGTTAATTATTTACCCCAACCAGCCATCTCTATCCAAGCTTCTGTATTGTATTGCCTCTGCAATATGATCTGGAGAAATATCTTTAGAGTTTGCTAAATCTGCGATTGTTCTGGATACTTTTAATATTCTATCATAAGCCCTGGCTGAAAGGTTTAATTTTTCCATAGCAGTTTTTAAAAGAGTTAAACTTTCTGGTGATAATTTACAGAATTCACGAATCTGTTTTACACTCATTTGTGCATTATAATGTACGTTTTCAAAGTCTTTAAATCGCTCAGACTGTATTTCTCTAGATTCCGTAACTCGTTTTCTGATGTCTACACTAGATTCTCCTTTGCGTTCTTCAGATAATTTTGCAAACGGAACAGGAGTTACTTCTATATGAATATCAATTCTGTCTAATAAAGGTCCTGATATTTTACTCAAA
Proteins encoded in this region:
- a CDS encoding DMT family transporter; the encoded protein is MKSSKAIFYMIFSVIAFSLMNTVVKYLNDFSAYQIVFFRSIGTLFFTVPLILKAKIPILGNNKKLLFIRGLAGVISLTTFFQALNYLAIGTAVSLRYTSPIFAAILALIFLKEKIKPVQWFLFLLSFTGVLVIKGFGVDVDSIGIVLVLLSAISLGVIFVVIRKIGDTENPLVIINYFMVMAFVFGGIMSVNNWKNPNSLEWLLLLSLGVFGYVGQLYMTKALQSHETNVIAPLKYLEVVFMIAIGAFWFGEIYNLWTLLGVFLIMFGLLYNIYIKNKKS
- a CDS encoding DNA/RNA non-specific endonuclease, with the protein product MVTFLSTSTTNQVVHHENYSLSYSEKYEQAEWVALDKTDGKIKMLAFLMRNKESKSPLYKFVVSVDEIEALTGIDFFAQLDDTIEEKLESSSSYKSWSF